The Desmonostoc muscorum LEGE 12446 genome includes a region encoding these proteins:
- a CDS encoding response regulator encodes MNNSGVFTKLRPSSLLRQLSNCSDSTCLQALSNSVSWTIYLEQGKITYATHSVEPFDRLERHLRRLGHQIPLLTNEVRVQVRLMFEPDSHSQLIEHHSQPRSQPPEYQAIYWLVTQQHLHSTQAAVLIQELVKEVIESFLLIKEGSYELTEPLSRMPKICRFDIEKILERCQARLESWQSFVPQISSPYQRPHLLANNQFDEKDLPSLQPNLTNWMKGFSLCHLAAILNQDEIQLARQLYPYIVKGGIILHEPDPPFDKLPKIFEENSLLPKLTTGLFDTKDEVNSFSEISEENTSIVEQLPQISTPPKANFQEPTISNNINSASQRVTAATVTAQKVHKIISVDDSPTILKEISHFLENENFSVVTINDPLKAVLSIIRHKPDLILLDLNMVGIDGYELCRIIRNNSMFKQTPIIFVTGSKGIVDKVKARLVGASGYLTKPFTRAELLKIVFMHLT; translated from the coding sequence ATGAATAATTCAGGTGTGTTCACCAAATTACGTCCTTCAAGTTTGTTAAGACAGCTATCTAATTGCTCCGACAGTACTTGTTTACAAGCATTGAGTAACTCAGTTTCTTGGACAATTTACTTAGAACAGGGCAAAATAACTTACGCAACCCATTCAGTGGAACCGTTTGATAGACTAGAACGCCATTTGCGTCGTCTAGGCCATCAAATTCCACTACTTACCAACGAAGTTCGCGTTCAAGTTCGTCTGATGTTTGAACCTGACTCACACAGTCAATTAATCGAACATCATAGTCAACCGAGAAGCCAGCCTCCTGAATATCAAGCTATATACTGGCTTGTTACTCAACAACATCTACATTCTACGCAAGCAGCAGTGCTGATTCAAGAACTAGTCAAAGAAGTGATTGAATCATTTTTGCTCATCAAAGAAGGTAGTTATGAATTAACAGAACCGCTTAGTAGAATGCCAAAAATTTGCAGGTTTGATATAGAAAAAATTTTAGAACGCTGCCAAGCAAGATTAGAGAGTTGGCAGTCTTTTGTGCCGCAAATTTCTTCTCCATATCAACGTCCACATCTTTTGGCTAACAACCAATTTGACGAAAAAGATTTACCAAGCCTCCAGCCAAATTTAACTAACTGGATGAAAGGTTTTAGTCTTTGTCATTTGGCTGCAATTTTGAATCAAGATGAAATTCAACTCGCTCGCCAATTATACCCTTACATTGTCAAAGGGGGAATTATCTTGCATGAACCAGATCCACCATTTGATAAATTACCAAAAATATTTGAAGAAAACTCGCTTTTGCCAAAATTGACTACAGGATTATTTGATACCAAAGATGAAGTCAATAGTTTCTCAGAAATTTCTGAAGAGAATACAAGTATCGTTGAGCAATTACCACAAATTTCCACTCCTCCAAAAGCAAACTTTCAGGAACCAACAATATCAAATAACATAAATTCTGCTTCCCAAAGAGTAACCGCTGCTACTGTAACTGCACAAAAAGTCCACAAAATCATTTCTGTAGATGATAGCCCGACAATTCTCAAAGAAATTAGCCATTTTTTAGAAAATGAAAATTTTTCTGTAGTGACTATCAACGATCCATTAAAAGCTGTTTTGTCGATTATTAGGCACAAACCAGACTTAATTTTGCTGGATCTAAACATGGTCGGAATTGATGGTTATGAATTGTGTAGAATTATACGTAATAATTCTATGTTTAAACAGACTCCCATTATCTTTGTCACTGGTAGTAAAGGAATTGTAGACAAAGTAAAAGCGAGATTGGTGGGGGCATCTGGATATTTAACGAAACCATTTACTCGCGCGGAATTACTGAAAATAGTTTTCATGCATTTAACTTAA
- a CDS encoding vWA domain-containing protein: MHDTLRLDEVVEFAENPEPRCPCVLLLDTSGSMQGDPIEALNQGLLSLKDELVKNSLAARRVEVAIVTFDSNINVVQDFVTADQFNPPILTAQGLTTMGAGIHKALDIIQERKSQYRANGIAYYRPWVFMITDGEPQGELDHIVEQASQRLQGDEANKRVAFFTVGVENANMTRLNQIGVRTPLKLKGLNFIEMFVWLSASMSAVSHSQVDEQVALPPIGWGTV, translated from the coding sequence ATGCATGACACATTAAGACTTGATGAAGTTGTAGAATTTGCAGAGAACCCAGAACCGCGTTGTCCGTGCGTCCTCTTACTAGATACATCTGGCTCGATGCAAGGAGATCCGATTGAGGCTTTAAATCAGGGTTTACTAAGCTTAAAGGATGAATTAGTCAAAAATTCCTTGGCAGCCAGACGGGTGGAAGTGGCGATCGTCACTTTTGACAGTAATATCAATGTAGTACAAGACTTTGTAACCGCCGATCAATTCAATCCGCCGATTTTGACAGCCCAAGGATTGACGACGATGGGTGCAGGAATTCATAAAGCTTTGGACATCATTCAAGAGAGAAAGTCTCAGTATCGTGCCAATGGGATTGCTTACTATCGTCCTTGGGTATTTATGATTACCGATGGAGAGCCACAAGGTGAGTTAGATCATATTGTAGAACAAGCATCGCAGCGTTTACAAGGAGATGAAGCGAATAAACGAGTAGCATTTTTTACTGTTGGTGTGGAAAATGCGAATATGACCCGCTTAAATCAAATAGGTGTGCGTACTCCGCTGAAACTCAAAGGGCTAAACTTTATCGAGATGTTTGTTTGGCTCTCAGCTAGTATGTCAGCTGTTTCGCATTCCCAGGTGGATGAACAGGTAGCACTACCGCCGATTGGTTGGGGGACTGTTTAA
- a CDS encoding response regulator transcription factor — protein sequence MAKVLVVEDTPSQLELINSFLRENGHTVIKAYDAKDGMIKAINHQPDAIITDVVMPEVSGFEFCRQLKKNPTTKKVPIIICSSKNQPIDRIWGMRQGADVYLTKPFTKQQLLHALKSLVERGE from the coding sequence ATGGCTAAAGTTTTAGTTGTGGAAGATACTCCTTCTCAGTTGGAGTTAATCAATAGTTTTTTAAGAGAAAATGGACACACGGTAATTAAAGCTTATGATGCTAAAGATGGCATGATTAAAGCAATCAACCATCAGCCGGATGCTATAATTACTGATGTGGTAATGCCAGAAGTTAGCGGTTTTGAATTTTGTCGCCAACTGAAAAAAAATCCAACAACTAAAAAAGTACCAATTATTATTTGCAGTTCCAAAAATCAACCCATAGACAGAATTTGGGGAATGCGGCAAGGTGCAGATGTTTATTTAACAAAGCCTTTTACTAAACAACAATTACTACA